A window of Bacteroidales bacterium genomic DNA:
TGCAATGGCTTTTTCATAGTTTTTTATTGTTTCTAATGGAGAACGTCCTTCAAGAGCACGACAAAAAAAGCGCCTTAAAACACTTTCTGTATTTTGAACTGTCATCTCATTAATTATTAATGGAGACTCTTCAAAACCGAATTGGTCGTCATAACAAATATCGCTTCCTGAATAAATAGGAATAATTAAAAAATCATTTTCTTGTGCAAATAATTCTATTGAAAAACAAGTTGTGATAAAAATAAAAACAAGTAAAAAACCAGATTTTTGTTTCATGATTTTTCGTTTTAATTTTTAAATTTATCAAATATAAACATATTTTTTTAAGTGAAAAATTTTTTATTTAGTTTATAATCAATCTAATACATTGGTGCTGCTTTTTACCTTGCTATTTGCTACTGCCCATCTCGCTGCCGCAAAACACTGATACTCAGCATGTTGTGCGAGCACGCTCATCAAACACAAACCGCTGATAATCAAGTAATTACACGCACAAGCTAAAATGAAATTACTTTTCTGCAAAATTTTTTGTAAAATTTAAAATACAAAAAATTTTACAGAAAAACTTAGCGAATAAGTTATTGCTAAATTTAATACTACTTTTTATAATTGTCCGCAAACGTCTGTGGTCGCAAAGTCGTGACTGCTCGCAAAGCAAAGTTCCAACTAAAAAATAAAAATAAACTACAAACCTAACAGGTTTCTAAAACCTATTAGGTTTAAAGGATTGAGTGTCTAAACTCTTGATAATCAGGTAGTTATATGATGCCACCGTTTTACCTGTCCGCTTGCCTAGCACAGTTTGTCCGCCCACCCAAGTTACTGATAATCAAGCAGTTGCGTGGGCGCCGCCTTACACAAAGTAGCAAGCATATTGCGCAACACATTGACAATCAGCGAGTTATGAAAACATGTTTGCAAAAAGTCTCGCCTGCGTAAGTCGCTGATAATCAGTTGATTACGAGCGACGGCAGCAAAGTGTGGCGACTCTGCGTAAACCACTGACAATCAAGTAGTTATGCGGCAACCACAAAACAATCACACAAAAACTCCCAATCTAAAAAAGCTCACTTAATTCTAACCAGCGATGTTCTTTTTCTTCTAATAAACTCACAACTTCTGCGTATTTAGAAGAAGCATCGGTAATTTGCTTTAAATCCGATTTTTCGCTATTCATTATATTCAAAAGATTTTCTTTTTCCTTTTCCAAATTCTCTATTTCCAAAGTAAGATTTTCGTATTCCTGCTTCTGCTTGAATGTAGGTTTATTCTTAGATTCCGTTTTAACACTAACATTCTTTACAACATCTGTTTTTTCGCTTGCTTTTTCAATTTGTTTTTCTTTGTTTTTCTGTTGCTTATACAAGCTGTAACTCGAATACCATTTTGTTATTTCTCCATTTCCTTCAAAAATAAAAAGGTGACTCGAAATTTTATCCAAAAAAGCACGATCGTGTGTCGCTATCATCAAGCAGCCGGAATAGCCAATCAAAAATTCTTCTAAAACATTTATAGTTTTTATATCAAGATCATTTGTAGGCTCATCAAGAATTAGAAAATTCGGATTTTTTATTAATGTAATACAAAGAAACAGCCTCCGTTTTTCTCCTCCGCTTAAATTAGAATAATAATTATACTGCGTGTTATAATCAAAGCCAAAATGGTACAAAAACTGCGATGCCGACATAGAATTTTT
This region includes:
- a CDS encoding OmpA family protein, with the protein product MKQKSGFLLVFIFITTCFSIELFAQENDFLIIPIYSGSDICYDDQFGFEESPLIINEMTVQNTESVLRRFFCRALEGRSPLETIKNYEKAIAEYLNANKAQKVIIVGHTDNTDGFDMNISLSKDRVDAVMEKLASENAVFRDKLKPYGVRLVSPIASNSTEQSRAKNRRVEIVEQ